Within Sorangiineae bacterium MSr11367, the genomic segment GCCCCACGTCGGGCTCGGAACCGTTGCACCGTCGGGCTTCGCGGCGGTGCGGCTCAAGACGCCGCGAACGTCGTCGATGGTGAGCTGCGGGTTGCGCTGCAACATGAGCGCGAGCACGCCCGCCGCCACCGGCGACGACATGCTCGTTCCCTCGAAGGCGGCGTAGCCGTCGGGGCTGGACTTCACCACGCGCTCGACCCGCACATCGGCGATCGGCACCCCGGCGTTGAGCGCGGAGACGAGCAGCTCGCCCGGCGCGGCGATGTCCGGCTTCATCGGGCCCACGCCGTTGCGCGAGGGACCGTGGCTGGAGAACTCACTGAGCGCGCCGACGGGCACCACATTGCCCTCGATTCCCTTCTTCTGCCGCTCCAAGCCGTCGACCGCGGTCCACGTGTTGCGTGTCGTGTACGAGCCGACGGCGAGCACCTTCGACGCGATGGCCGGGTAGCCGATGGTCATGTCGTGGTTGACGGTGACCGCGGGATCGTTGCCCGTGAGCAGGAAGCCACCGGCGGAGTTCGTGTCGATGAACGCGTCGAATTTCCCCTTGCCGGTGATCTCGAGCACCCACACCACGTTCTCTTCATTGTGGTCTCCGTCGTTGTCGACCATCGAGATGAAGATGTTGCGCGCGCCCGAGGGGGACGACACGCTGCCGAAGGCGCCCACGGGGCCCAACGCGGCAACCCCGTCGGAGATCAAGGTGTTCTTGAGCGGCTGATCCACGGTGACGGAGCCCGTCGCGTAAGTTGGCGCGCCCCCCGCGGCGGGCACGAAGCCCACGCGCACCCCGAGATCCGAGCCCGCGTCGCTCCAGAGGCTCACGACCTGGGACGCGTAGTATTGGCCGTCGTTGCGATCTCTGCCCCGCCCCGGAAGCCAGCGAAGGACGATGGGCGTCGCCGATGCCGTGCCCGTCGCATGCACGGCCACCCGCGTGGATTTCAACGGGTTGAGCGTGCCGCGTCCCTCGTTGCCCGCCGCGGCCACGACGAGCCTTCCCGGCTTGATCTGGTTGTCGAGGCACTTGTCGGCCAACGACGAGCCGTCGTGCGGGCCCGTGTGCTCGCCGAGGCTCAGATTGACCACGGCGGGCATGTTCGCCGCGTCGGCGATCTTGAAGATGTACCCAACGCCGTCGCACACGGCTGTCGTAAAGGCCTCCTCGAAGCTGCCCGCGTCGGGCGGGGTGCCGATGTCCACGAAGACGAGGTCCGCCTCCGGGGCCATGCCGACGTAGGGCACACCCTGCACGGGCGCGCCGGCGGCGATGCCCATGACGTGCGTCCCGTGGTACTCCGTCGTGGCGGTGTATCCGCACTTCTGCGAATCGATTTCGGCGGCGTCGCATTCGCCGCCGTAGTTGTAGCCGGCGGGATGCTTCGCGCCCTTCGCGCCTTGAGC encodes:
- a CDS encoding S8 family serine peptidase yields the protein MRKFVQLCALGGAMAVSIAACSDSSGSLSGQGGDEPAPGIAQAGLTVSGWNKLDATLRTRTLSGGSAGPALSSVASPPVSLFVQTKDPEGTRRLIEDAGGTVGTVAGDVLTARVPPEAVATIANNAIVSRMEGGRPVQTKLDKASVAVRADQVHAGAAPLPSPFKGKGVIVGVVDNGMDLRHSAFKKADGKTRLRSLWAQGAKGAKHPAGYNYGGECDAAEIDSQKCGYTATTEYHGTHVMGIAAGAPVQGVPYVGMAPEADLVFVDIGTPPDAGSFEEAFTTAVCDGVGYIFKIADAANMPAVVNLSLGEHTGPHDGSSLADKCLDNQIKPGRLVVAAAGNEGRGTLNPLKSTRVAVHATGTASATPIVLRWLPGRGRDRNDGQYYASQVVSLWSDAGSDLGVRVGFVPAAGGAPTYATGSVTVDQPLKNTLISDGVAALGPVGAFGSVSSPSGARNIFISMVDNDGDHNEENVVWVLEITGKGKFDAFIDTNSAGGFLLTGNDPAVTVNHDMTIGYPAIASKVLAVGSYTTRNTWTAVDGLERQKKGIEGNVVPVGALSEFSSHGPSRNGVGPMKPDIAAPGELLVSALNAGVPIADVRVERVVKSSPDGYAAFEGTSMSSPVAAGVLALMLQRNPQLTIDDVRGVLSRTAAKPDGATVPSPTWGYGKLDALSALSDSTVAPPKSDSKDDSSVSCNVSSPSGSLASGIIALAIGLAMVIVRRRGRA